The region TTCGCCCCACTGCAAGCCAACAATACTGGGAGCAAACAGATTATGTGAGGCATATCCCACCAAGGGTGAACAAGAGGAAACCCGGTAGACCTAAGAAGAATAGGAGGAGGGATGGAAATGAGGAACCAGTTGCTGGATCAAGAAACAGGAGGAGGGCTGGAAATGAGCCACTTGTTCCTGCCACAAGAATCAGGAGGTCATATCCTCCAATTACTTGTACTAGGTGTGGCCTAACTAGTCACAACACCAGAAGCTGCCATAACATTGGTGCACCATTAAGGCCAACAAATTGGGTTCCACCCCCACCTGAAGTAACTGAGGATGAGGTTGATGTATCCCAGAATGCCCCCAATGGGACTCCTCAGCCACCCCAGGTAAAATGGTAGCATTATGTTCTCTTTAATATGACttaattcattatattaattaatgttaatttttttatgtgatAGGAAACTCCTACTGTGCCAAATGGTAGCATTATGTTCTCTTTGATATTAATTTTTGcagtatattaattaatgttaaatTTTTTGAACTGTGATAGgaaactcctgctgctacaagACCTAGGAGGAATGCCAACAGACCTAGAAGAAATGCTACTCCTGCTGATACAGCTCCTGTGCCTACAAGTAGTGGAACTACCCCTCTTTCAAACACTATGCCTGCTGGAATTGCAAGTAGGCCTGCTGCTACAAGACCTAGAAGGAATGCCAACAGACCTAGAAGAAATGCTACTCCTGCTGATACAGCTCCTGTGCCTACAAGTAATGGAACTGCCCCTCTTTCAAACACTATGCCTGCTGGAATTGCAAGTAGGCCTGCTGCTACAAGACCTAGAAGGAATGCCAACAGACCTAGAAGAAATGCTACTCCTGCTGATACAGCTCCTGTGCCTACAAGTAGTGGAACTGCCCCTCTTTCAAACACTATGCCTGCTGCTGCACCTATTGGGTTTGTGATTTGGCCCAATAGACCAACTGGAATTGCAAGTAGGCCTGCTGGAATTGTTTATAGGCCCACTCCTGCTCCTGCTGCTTATAGGCCCCCTTCAATTAGGCCACCCAGGCAATCAGTGGAAGTATCTTCCTCAACTCCTCCACAATTCCAAGCTTCAACTTCAGCACCACCAAGGGCAGAAACAACAAGAAGCTCACCACCACCAGGGCCAGTGACATATGCTTATCCTGGAGGAAATATGTGTTTCATGCCAACACCTTTTATGTTCCAAAACACCTCAGAGGACAATTGATGACAATGAAGTTCTAGAAGAGTCTTTTTGTGATGCAGCAGCTAGCCTATgtctcttttttttgttttaaaactgGTTGTGTTATGTACTGGCTGATGACATTATATTTAGTAGCCTTAGTAACTTGGCATTGACATTATGGTTGTCTATTTAAGTTCTGGTTGTTGTTATGCTATTTAGCATTGAACTTTGTAATGGTTGACAGTATTGTATTATGTGTTTGTTCAGAATTTGTAAGGGTTGATCTTTTATTATGAATGGTTATCTATTTCACATTATGGTTGTCTATTTAAGTTCTGGTTGTTGTTATGGAATATGTGTTTGTTCAGACTTTGTAATGATCTTATATTATGAATGGAATAGAAGATTTGGTGGAAATGACCAAAAGCAAGCATGACAAAATGCATACCAAAAGCATCAATAATGCATTTCATTGATAATTTGACAATATCATTACATTCATCACTCAAAAGACTACATTGTTGTTGCACACAAACCCATCATTACATGATCCCCCACATTACATGAACTTCCCAATCATCATTACAAACACAAACAAAGTCATCAATATGACACAAATTCTCATCAATTGAACTTTTTGAGCTGCAAGGTCATTGTTCTTGCACATGGCTGCATTCATGTACCTAATTTGTTCAATCACCATctcatttttcttcaaaataGCTTCCTTCATAAGCACCACCTCCTGCATCAACACTTCATTCTTCAGAGAAATCTCATTCAGCACCCTCACAACTTCTTCATTCTGCATACAATTTGGGGCATTCGATTCAACTTCATTTCCATCTTCAACCCATCGAAATAAGTTGCAGTTAGATAAATGACCCTgtacaacaaaacccataaaaCCCAGAAATTATGAATTCATGCCAACATATGTAAAAATGAAGAACCCAGAAATCATTTACTTGCCTTTGGTAGATAGCAACTATAGAAGGGTTTTCCTGGGTTGGCATCAGTTTTGGAAACCCTAACCACTGCTTCTTCACCACACTTGCAATGGGGCACTCCATCGTTCATCCCTGAGCTAGAACTTCCCATGGGTTTTTTCGATGGCCTCTGTGGAAGTCGCGACCTAGAACTACCACTCATCTCCCTTCTCCCTTTCAATGGCAACAAAGATTGAAGGTTGGTGGAGGAAATTTCAGGATTCGAACAAGGAAGCTTGACAGATTGAAGGTTGATGAATTTGGGATTTTCCCCCAAATGTTAGGGTTCATCTTCATATAGATGAtttcagggactaatttgaagTGTTTAACATAAACCCCCAACGGCTATTTCCACGTAGGCATTGATtgtgggaaaaaaaaaattccatgtcaGTAAATGGTTAACGGACGTTaggggattttaacgtcagggactactatgactattttttgccacttctggggaccgcgagcctaattaaattcatccagggacgattctgaagtcggtggGAACTtccagggaccaatgtgaccatttacccagTTGCAAACTAAGACGAAGCCACCAGAGAAGGGACAAGAAGAGTTGAAATTCCTCCACCACCTCATCACCCACCGCCACTGTATCTGTAGCAGAAGTGCAGAACCCCAACATCATCAACATCCACCACCCCAAGCAATAACATCATCACCTACATCCATCACAAGAATTCAAACCCATTGCCAACCTCAACACTACTGGCGTCCACCCAAAGAACCAAACCCACCCAACAACAATCGTAAAGCACCTTCCCAAACACTACCAATAAAACAACaagttgtgttttttttttgggtaagcaagtttaataataataataataataataataataataataataataataataataataataata is a window of Lotus japonicus ecotype B-129 chromosome 5, LjGifu_v1.2 DNA encoding:
- the LOC130719028 gene encoding uncharacterized protein At4g04775-like — protein: MGSSSSGMNDGVPHCKCGEEAVVRVSKTDANPGKPFYSCYLPKGHLSNCNLFRWVEDGNEVESNAPNCMQNEEVVRVLNEISLKNEVLMQEVVLMKEAILKKNEMVIEQIRYMNAAMCKNNDLAAQKVQLMRICVILMTLFVFVMMIGKFM